The genomic DNA TGTCGCCGCCGATGGCGTGATCGCGGATGAGACCAGCCTGCGTGCCTTCGAATGCGACGGGCTGACGGCCTACCGACAGTTGCCGATGGTGGTGGTTTTGCCAGAGACCACCGAACAGGTGGCGAGCGTCCTCAAATACTGCTTTGAGCACGAAATCAAGGTGGTCCCGCGCGGCGCCGGAACGTCGCTCTCAGGTGGTGCCCTGCCGCTTGGCGATGGCGTCCTTCTCGGCCTGTCGAAGCTGAACCGGATCCTGGATGTGGACTATGTGAACCGCACGGTAACTGCCCAGCCCGGTGTGACCAATCTTGCGATCACCGAAGAGGTGGCGGGCGAGGGCTTCTACTACGCGCCCGATCCGTCCAGCCAGATCGCCTGCACGATCGGCGGCAATATCGCGGAAAATTCGGGCGGCGTGCATTGCCTGAAATACGGGCTGACCACCAACAATCTCATGGGCCTCCGGATCGTGACCATCGAGGGCGAGATGCTCTCGCTCGGGGGCAAGCATCTCGACCAGCCGGGCTATGATCTGCTCGGACTTCTGACAGGTTCCGAAGGTCTGCTCGCCGTGGTCACGGAAGTAACGGTCCGAATCCTCGCGACGCCGGAAACGGCCCGCGCCGTCATGTTCGGCTTTCCGTCAAGCCAGGCGGCGGGCCGCTGCGTGGCCGAGATCATCGCAGCCGGCATCGTGCCGGCGGGGCTTGAAATGATGGACGGGCCGGCTATCCGCGCGGCCGAATCCTTCGTCAAGGTTGGCTATCCCCTGGATTGCGAAGCGCTCTTGATCGCCGAGCTCGATGGCCCGGCCGCGGAGGTTGATGACCTGATCGCTCGCGTGGTCGCCCTGGCAGAGGCAAGTGGCAGCACCTCCACGCGTGTCTCCGACAGCGAGGAGGAGCGGCTTGCCATCTGGGCCGGTCGCAAGGCTGCGTTTCCGGCGATGGGCCAGTTGTCGCCGGATTATTACTGTATGGATGGCACGATCCCCCGCCGACGTCTGGCGGAGGTACTCGATGGCATCGCCCGGCTCTCGGAAGAGTTCGGCCTGCGCGTCGCCAATGTTTTCCATGCGGGAGACGGAAATCTGCATCCGCTTATCCTGTTCGATGCAAACGATCCGGACGAACTGCACCGGGCCGAGACGTTCGGTTCCGAAATTCTCAAGCTCTGCGTCGAGGTGGGCGGTGTACTGACGGGCGAGCATGGCGTGGGCGTCGAAAAGCGCGATCTGATGGAGGTCATGTTCTCCGAAATCGATCTCGCGCAGCAGCAGCGAGTCAAATGCGCGTTTGATGACAAGTCCCTGCTCAATCCGGGCAAGATGTTTCCGCGCCTGCATCGTTGTGCGGAGCTGGGCCAGGTTCATGTTCATGGCGGCCAGTTGCGTTATCCCCAGCTGCCGAGGTTCTAGGGGCGATGGTCGACGCGTTGAGCCCGTCAGGCGTACAAGACCTGGCAGAGATGGTGCAGGAGTGCTGCGCGAACGCAACGACGCTCGAGATTGTCGCGGGCGCCACAAAATCGCGCCTCGGCCGGCCGATGGCCGCGGATCGACGGCTCAATCTGGGCGCCCTCAGTGGGATAGATTTCTACGAGCCGGATGAGCTCGTGCTGCGGGCCGGGGCCGCGACGCCGCTTGGTGAAATCGAAGAGATGCTCGATGCGCACGCGCAAACCCTGGCGTTCGAGCCCCCCGACTGGCGCGGCCTCCTGGGCTCGGTGGGCACGGCGACGATCGGCGGAATCCTGGCCACCAATCTCTCGGGACCGCGAAGGTTTCGCGCCGGTGCGGCGCGCGATCATATCCTTGGCTTCGAGGGCGTGAACGGGCGCGGCGAGGTCTTTCGCTCGGGCGGCCGGGTCATGAAGAACGTCACCGGATATGATCTCTCCAAACTCATGGCCGGGAGTTACGGCACGCTGGGCCTGCTGGCGGAGGTGACGGTCAAGGTGCTGCCGCGCGCGGAGAAGACGCGAACGCTTCTGCTGCTGGGGCTCGGGCCCCGGGAGGCGGTGGCCGCTATGGCCGGCGCGGCGGCACTCCCCGTGGATATCTCCGGCGCGGCCTATCTGCCGCCCCCGCTGGGGGCGGGTTCTCAGGTCGCTCAGGTCGCGGGAGTCCGCGGCGCGGTCACGGCATTGCGCCTCGAAGGCACGGCGGCCTCGGTCAAGGTACGTCTCGCACGGCTTCGCGCCGCCTTTCCCGAGCGGGAAATGTTGGATTTGCACAGCCGCAATTCGCAGGTCTTCTGGCGGGAGGTGCGCGATGTGACGCCCCTCGCGGGACAGTCGGACCGCGTGATCTGGCGCCTCTCGGTCGCGCCGGGAGACGCACCGGGGATTCTCGAAAGCATCCGTGCCGCGGTCGCCGGGGAATACTTCCTCGACTGGGCAGGCGGGCTGCTCTGGCTGGCGGTGCCCAGTCCTGATGCCGGCGGTGCGGAGGATGGTGGCGCCGGGCGTATCCGGGATGTCACGTCCCGGCACGGCGGACACGCGACGCTGGTGGTGGCGCCGGTGCCGTTGCGCCGGGCGGTGGACCCGTTCCAGCCGCTTTCGCCCGGCCTGGCGGCGCTGACGGGGCGGATAAAGACGGCCTTCGATCCCAAGGGCATCCTGAACCCCGGCCGGTTGTACCGGGAGGTTTAGGCATGCAGACCCGGTTTACCGAGACACAGTTGAAGGACCCGGTCTATCGGGAGGCGGACGCGATTCTCCGCTCCTGCGTTCATTGCGGTTTCTGCCTGTCCACTTGCCCGACCTACGTCTTGACGGGAGACGAGCTCGATAGTCCGCGCGGACGTATCTATCTCATCAAGGACATGCTCGAGCGAGACGTCGCTCCGGAAGACGCGACCGTCACCCACATCGATCGCTGTCTTTCCTGCTTGTCCTGCATGACCACTTGTCCGTCCTCCGTGGATTACATGCATCTGGCCGATATCGCCCGCGCAAGGATTGCGGCGCGCTACAAACGACCTCCGGTCGATCGTCTGTTCCGTGGCGTTCTGGCCCGGGTTCTGCCGTCGCCCCGTCTGTTCGCGCTGGCGATCGGTCTGGGACGCCCGCTGGCCGGCGGCCTGGCCCGTCTGCCCGGGCGTATCGGGACGCTTGGTCGCCTTATCCCGAAGAAAAGAGCGCCCGCGCAAGCTGCAAGGGCACGCGTTTTCGCTCCCGCTGAGGGCCCGCCGCGTCTCCGGGTGGCGCTCCTCGAGGGTTGTGTGCAGACCACGCTGGCGCCGGACATCAACGGCGCCACGATCCGGTTGCTGACCCGTCTTGGCGCCGAGGTTCACATTGTTCCTCGCATCGGCTGTTGTGGGGCGCTCGCACATCATCTCGCCGATCACAAGCGGGCCCGGCGCCAGGCGCGGCGCAACGTACGGCACTGGTCGCGAGCGTTGGATAGGCCGGGCCTCGATGCGGTCGTCGCCAATGCCGCCGGATGTGGCACGCTGATCAAGGATTACGGTCACCTTCTGGCTGGAGACCGGCGCTATGCCGACTCGGCCGCCCGGGTGGCCGCGTGCACTCTCGATGTGAGCGAAGTGGTAGAGCGGTTGATGAACGAAGTTCCATCGCCGACGCTATCGCGCGGGCCGCGTCCGCGGATCGCCTATCATGGCGCCTGTTCCCTCCGGAACGGGCAGAAGATCGAGGCGCTTCCCAAGGCGCTGCTGCGCCGGATGGGCTTCGAGGTCGTCGATATTCCGGAAGGGCATCTCTGCTGCGGTTCGGCCGGAACCTATAATCTGCTGGAGCCGGGGTTCGCCGATATGCTGGGCCGGCGCAAGGCTGAGCGCATCGCGAGAACCGGTGCCGAAATGGTGGCCAGCGGCAATATCGGCTGCCAGATGCAGATCTCCGCCTATAGCGGACTGCCGGTGGTGCACACCGTGGCTCTGCTCGATTGGGCGACGGGCGGGCCCGACCCGCGGGCTGGCGTGTGACCGGGGCCGCGCCTCAGCCCGTATTGCTGATGACTTCCCTCGGCCCGCCGATCTGGCGGCCCGTTCCCCGATAGCCGAGAAACCGGCCGTCGGGGCTGAAGATCGGCTTGCCGCTCAAGGCGACATAGGTCTTGTGGTCGGGTGGATGCTTGATCGAGCATACGAGGTCACGAAATGCGGCCCGCGCATCCACCATTTCCATGTAAGTGTGCCAGGCGTCGGCCGAATCCTCCCAATCGATACTGGTTGCCTGGGTGCGGCCGATAAAATGGCTCGGCGGCAGCCCCAGGACATGGCGCACCTGATCGGAAAGATAGGTGAATCGCATATCAGGCCCGGTCTCCCAGAACCAGTCCCCGGACATTTCGGCAAAATCCCGGAACTGATCGAGAAGCGCTTCCCGCTCCAGCTCGAGAGTGACCATCTCGCGGATCGTCTCACCGAGATAGCGAGCGAATACGTACATGGCGGCCATGAAGATCACCATAAGGATGGCCAGCGTCGTGTGCATGACCGTGCCCATGCTCGCCACGCTGATGGTGATGAAGGGCATGCTGGCAAAAAAGAAGGCGTGGAAGGCCCGCATGTAATGGCTCGACACGACGAGCGCGCCCGCTCCCATGCCGCCGATCACGAGGATAAGGAAAACCTGGAGCGGCAAGGCATCCGGGGTGAACAGCAATATACCGGCCGCGCCCCAGGTCAGGCCCTGCAACCCGGCGCCGAGCAGATACACATGGGACCAGAAGCGGATGTTCCGGCGATCGAGCGGCGTACGGTTGAACCGCCACCAGGCCAGCATGCGGAACCCCGCGACCAGCAGCACCGCCCCGGTCCAGGCGGCGAGCAGCCCCGATTCCGCCTCCAGTGTGAAGACCACCGCGACCAGAACGGCGTTGATTGAATTGATGATTGCGGCACCGGGAACGCCGCGAAAAACTCGCGGCACCAGGGCGAGGAGAAGGCGTTCCTTTTCGGTCGCCATGGCGATGGCCGCCGTGGGTCCGGGTTCGGACTCGGAAAAGCGACTGCTGGACGCATCACGTGTCATCGAGTGGCCCCCATTCTCGCGGGACGCGGAACTGCGGTCGCCTGGACCGTTCGAGGACGTTGGCGCGTCTTTCCCCGGCCGCCTGGCACTGGCACTGGCACTTTATGATCTTGTTCCAACCGGCGAAGCATACGGCAGCCCGGCCAATAGACAAATCGACTTGATCGCGATTTTGTGCATGAGGCGCGGCCGAGAGGGTGGGTGACCGGAAGATCCGCCGAAAGCTCAGTATTCGTCGATATAGGCGCGGCGCACCGGCCGCAGGCTATCGTCCAGCTCGTAAACGAGCGGCCGGCCGGTCGGGATCTCGAAGCCCGGTATGTCAGCGTCCGAAATGCCGTCGATGTGCTTGACCAGGGCTCTGAGGCTGTTGCCGTGGGCTGCGACGAGTATTTCTTCGCCCGCTTCGAGCGTCGAAGTAATCTCGCTGTTCCAATAGGGCAGGACACGGGCGATCGTGTCCTTCAGGCTCTCGGTGTGGGGCAACTGATCGGGCGCGAGCGAGGTGTAGCGCGGGTCATCATCCGGAAGACGTGGATCGCCGCTTTCGAGGGCGGGAGGCGGCGTGTCGAAACTGCGACGCCACGTGAAAACCTGCTCGTCGCCGTATTTTGCCGCTGTCTCGGCCTTGTCGAGCCCTTGCAGCGCGCCGTAATGGCGCTCGTTCAGACGCCAGGTCTTTTCGACCGGAATCCACATCCGGTCGAGCCGGTAGAGGGCAAGATCGAGGGTGCGGATGGCGCGCTTGAGATAAGAGGTATAGGCCCGGTCGAAACGGAAACCCGCCTCCCTGAGCGCTTCGCCGGCTTCCAGCGCCTCGGTCACGCCGGCCTCGGTCAGGTCCACATCCGTCCAGCCGGTGAAGCGGTTCTGGAGGTTCCATTCGCTTTGGCCGTGGCGCAGAAGAACGAGACGGGGCATGGCGGATCAACCCGGTACCGGATCGGCGTTAGCCGTTCAGCGCAACGGCGTGCGGAGTCGCTCGGCGCGGGCGGTTATGGTCGTCCACGTAAACCAGACGCGGATGCCAACTGCGGGCCGCCTCGCGGCTGATATCGCAATAGGCGGCGATGATCAGCAAGTTCCCCTTGGTCGCGAGATGGGCGGCCGCGCCGTTGACCTGGACAACTCCCGAATCGGCCGGGCCCTCAATCACATAGGTCTCGAACCGGGCGCCGGTGGTGACATTGTAAACCGCGATCTGCTGATAAGGGACGAGATCGGCGAGCGTCATCAGCGTCCAGTCGAGGGTGAGACTGCCCTCGTAGTGAAGATCGGCGTCGGTCACTGTCGCCCGGTGAATCTTGGACTGGAGAACCTTGATCTGCATGGCAAAGCCCGCACGTTGGAAACCCAATTGCAACAAACGGCCGCTGTGTAGCACAAAGCGCCATGTTGCGCTGCAAAAAAATGAGGCTTTCCGGCCCGTCTGTAAAGGGGGGAGCGGGCCTGTTCGGGCCTATTCGCTAGAGCGGTACGGCCAGCAGGTTTTGAATGGCGCCGGTATCCGCGATCACGCTACGCTCCTTGAACCGGGGTCCGTCACCATCCATCACGATGCGATCGAGATACCGGCCGACCGAGAAAATCCGCGTCTCGCCGTCCAGTGACGTCTGGGTCACCTGGTAGCTCGAATGGACGTGATAGACCTCGTTCTCCTCGGCCAGGACACGAATATTGGTGACCAGATGGCGGGCGTAGTGCGGATTATAGATATTGGCTTCGCGCAAGGAGACCACACGATCGCGCAGCATGCCCTTGCTGTCGCAGAATACCACCGCCATCGGGAGGTTCCCGTCATAGTTTTCGCGGCTCGTGATGCGATAGACGCAGTCATCGGTAAACAGGCCGACCCATTCCTCGAACTCCGAATCGTCGAGCAGGCGCGCCGCGTCGGCGATCAGCGTCTCGATCTGAAGCTGGCGCTCGGGAGAGACGTGGACCATCACCGGACGGATTTTGGTGGCCAGATCGCTCATGCGCTGCCTCCCGCCGGGGCGTAGCCCATGAACCGCGCATACTCGCGCCACATGCCCCGGATCGGCACCTCGGTGACAAGGTGTGTCTGGGTTTCGATCGGGCCGTCCCCGCCCATGTCGAGAACGGACAGCTCGCGGCGGCCCTGTCCGGCCGCTTTTTGCACCAGCCGCGTGGCCTCGCCGTCCTCCATCGAGATGAATCCGGCCGGGCCGATCATGTTGGCCTGCTTGAGGCGGAACGAATCCATTTCCGCGTCATCGTCAGCATAGCCGAAATATGTCCAGTAAAGCTCGAACGCGTCGGGCCCCTTGGGAATGATTTTTCGAGTGGCCAGTGTGTTGGCGATTTGCTGGATGACGACGCTCGGGAACAAAAGAGTGATCAGGTTCGAAATGCCGTCCTCGAACTCGGGACGCCCCTTCATCAGGGACGGATCAGACAGTTTGAAGGCCGATTGATTCTCGCTGACGCCCTTGAAACTGGTCTCGTCATAGGCGTCTTTAAGCGTTGCCTTGTCGTCCGTCCCGGCCTTGGCGAACAGTGCCGAGTGGCGGCCCAGTTGGTCCAGCACGACGCCGCCCTTCTGGGTCGAGCGATAGGTTCCGAACGTTGCATGGAAAAGATGCAGCAGGCCCGCGTGATAGGGGTCCTTGGTGTTCTCGGCATAGAGTTTCCAGTTCGCCGGGATGGCCTGGCGCGCGTAGCCCAGCACCTTGAGGGGCTTGTAGAACACCCGGTCGACATAGGCGAGCACTTCCGGGCCGATGTAATCCGCGAACGGCTCGACCTCCTCGCTGAAGGTGCCGAAGATGCCCCCCTTGTGGCAGGCGACGCGGACGCGCTCGAGCCCGTGTTCCTTCAGATCGAAGCTCTTGGCCATTCCACCCTGGCCCTTGATCCCCCGCCGGTAGGGCACACCCTGAAGGTTGCCTTCCAGATCAAAGCTCCACTGATGATAGACACAGGTGTGCGTGTGGTCGTCCACGGTGCCGCGCAGCTTGCGGCACAGGACCGCGCCGCGATGGGTGCACTTGTTGAGAAACGCAGCGACCTCGCCGGCCTCGGTCCGGTTCACGATGATCGACGTATCGCCAATGAAGCTGAGGAAGAAATCCCCGGGATTGGGAATCTCGGCTTCGAGACCGATATAGGACCATGTGTGGCCCCGAAAGATCCGCGCTTGCTCGCGATCGTAAATTTCCTGGTCCGTGTAAACCCGATAAGGGACGCGGGAGTAGTCGCTTGCCGGCCAGACCAAATCAGCGCCGTGGACGCCGGTGGATGGCGTGGAATCGGGACACATTAGCTTTCCTCCTCCTTTTCGTGCCGTTACCCCGGCCCGGTCTGACATCTGCGAGGGGCCGTGGCCCGGTGGCCCAGCGTAACCCAGAATCCTTCCGTTGTCAGTCGCGCAACCGAAGTTCGCGCGACACCGGGCCGGCCCATTTGCCGGCGTACGGGACTCTTGGCGTCTCGGGCTGTTTTCCGCTAGGGTTTGGCCGCATCAGGAGACAGACGGAGTTTGCCGTGCAGACCATTTTCGTATTGATCAAATGCGAACTGGGGAAGGCCTACGAGGTGGCCGACCAGACCGTGGAGAATGTGCCGGAGGTCTCCGAGGTGCACTCGGTCTCGGGCCAGTATGACCTGCTGGTGAAATGCGTCCTCGACAGCAAGGCCGATATCGGACATTTCGTCACCGAGAAGCTGCAGCCGCTGCCCGGAGTCAAGGACACGTTCACCATAATTGCCTTCAAGGCATTTACTTGAGGCGAAAGACGACCGGAATCGAGACGCTCGCCGTCACCGGGACACCGTCGCGCCGACCGGGCAAGAACCGCCAATCCCTGACCGCTTCCATCGCCGCCTGATCGAGGGCGGCCACGCCGCTGCTCTGGACGATCTGCACGGCCGTGCTTGAACCGCTCGCCGTCACTTCAGCCTCCAGCACCACCCGGCCTTCCTGATTTCGGCGCCGCGCGCTCAGCGGATAATGGGGCTTGCGGTTATTGAGCTGCGCGGGCCGGTAGTCGGGCGCTGCGACAGCGGCCGCGCGTCCGGGGGAAACCCTGGCCGGCGGCACCGGCTCGCGTGGCTCGGCTCCCTGGGTCCCCGATGATACCGTGCCCGGCACTGGCGGCGGGGCGGGCGAGGGTACGGGTGGCCGGACGGTGGGCAAGGTTGCGAGTGAGGCTGTCGGACTCGCGAAAGGGGTGGCGCCGGCCCGCGCCGGATCGGCCGGGGGCTCGGCGTGCGACGGCGGCTGCGCCGGCTCGGCGCGCGACGCGGCGGGGGCAGGCAGACCGGAGATTTCGACTTCGACCTGTCGGGTCTGGAATCGGGGCGCCTCGATTGCGCCCCATGCCAGCAGTCCCGCTACGGCAACGCTGTGGACGGCGAGTGACCAGCCGCCGGCGGTAAGCCAGAGCGGGAGAGGGGGAGCAGCAGCGCGCGCCTTGTCGATCATACGTCCGCAATCCGGGGCCGGGTCTGGTCTGGCGTCAAGATCTCTCGACACCTTCGCGTGAGCCTGAACCGCGTCATCCGGACGGATGGACCGCACCCCGGACCGCCTCGCCCCGGAGTGGATGACGCTGTCGATGGCAGGTCTCCTGACTCCCGGGTCGCGGCCTCTGCACCCACCTTCCCAGGACGCTGCCGTCCCAGTGGCTTCATCGATGCGGCTCGCCGGTCACAGTTGCGAGGGCAGTCCCGGAATCTGCCGGCGCGGGTTGCCGCGCAGGCACCACCGGATTCCCTTTTCCCTACCGCGCGCCACGTCCGGCGTCTGGTAGAAGACCATCGGCAGGCGAGAGCTTAATAAGGCCTTCGCCCGCGAACAAGCGCTCGTGTGTCGTCAGGCCCCTCCCGGCTCGGGCTTTTCCTTCCGGCGGGCAGAAGAGCTTGGCCTTCCGGCGGCCTGCTTGCTACAACTCACCGGAAATAAAGCTAGACGGCCGGTCGGGGGCGGCGGGCCGGCAGATCCCCGGGAGGTAATCGCATGGCCAACAAGAAACGCGTCAAGATCATTTTCCCCGTGCCACTGAACGAACACACGCGGGGCATGGTCGAGCCGCAGATTCCGCCCGAAATGGTGCGGCCGGAATTCGAGATCGAGTTCGTCGGCTCAAAGGGCCTGATGTCTCTGGCCAGCAGCTACTACGATATGCTGATCATGGAGATGATCGTGTTCGAGGCCGGGCTTAAATCGGAAGAAGAAGGCTTTGATTGCGTGTGCATCAATACGGTCAGCGATTCCGCGCTGGCCGCCCTGCGTTCGCGCCTGACAATTCCCGTGATCGGCCCCGGCCAGTCCGCCTTCCACACGGCGGCGATGCTGGGCAAGAAGTTTTCGATCATCTCGATGTGGGATGAATGGTTCCCGATGTATCGAAAATCGCTGCGTGAGTACGGACTTGAGGACAAGGTCGCCTCGCTACGCTCGATCAATACGCGCCCGGACGTGCAGGAATTGCTGGCCGGCAAGGAGGAAATCGTTTTCGGCAAGCTCGAGGAGCAGGCGCGCAAGGCGATCGATGAGGATGGAGCCGACGTGATCGTGCTGGGCTCGACCACCATGCATCAGTCTCACAAATACCTGTCCGAGAAGCTGCCGGTGCCGGTCATCAATCCTGGCCAGATTGCCTACAAGCTCTGCGAGGTTTTCCTCGAGCTTGGGCTCTCGCATTCCAAGAAGGCGTTTCCGACGCCGGAAAAGCCGCAGGACGACCATATTTTTGCGCCGCGATAAGGGCAGGGGGAGCGCCCGGGGGAACCGGGCCAGGGCTGCGCGAGTCCGCCATACACAACATCGCACACGAGGGGCACGAACATGGAAATCAAGGGCGCGGTCGCGCTGGTCACCGGCGCGAATGGAGGATTGGGGACCGCTTTTGTCCGGGGCCTGCTGAAGGCGGGCGCGAAACACGTCTATGCAGCGGCGCGCGATCCCGGTGCGCTGTCGGGCCTCGCCTCGGAATTTGACGATCGCATCACGACCGTTCGCCTCGACATCAACGACCCGGCGCAGGCCGCCGGCGCCGCCAGTCAGTGTTCGGATCTGAGCCTGCTGGTGAACAACGCCGGCGCAAATCTGTATGCCGGGGTGCTCGCGGATAACGCCATCGACGCCGCCCGGACCGAGATCGAGACCAACTTTTTCGGGACGCTGAACATGTGCCGCACCTTCGCGCCGGTTCTCGCCGGCAACGGCGGCGGTGGCATCATCAACATCCTGAGCATCGCCGGAATCGGCAGTTTCCCGATGATGGGCACGTATTCAGCCTCGAAGGCGGCGCAGCTTTCGCTGACGCAAAGTGTGCGGGCCGACCTGAAGGGGCAGGGCACGCGGGTCTATGCCGTGCTGCCGGCCGCGATCGACACGCCGCTGACGGCAAATTACGAGGGACCGAAGGACCCGCCCGAGGGGGTGGTCGCCGATACCCTTGCAGGTGTGATGAAGGACGAAGCCTATATCTGGCCGGTGAGTGCAGCCCATTTCCGGGACGTCGTCGGCACCGGCGGCTGGGACCTTGCCGATCAACTCGCCGCCTTTTCCGAGCAGTGATCCGGCGCCCGGAGTCCCGGGCGTTTCCCGCACTTCCCGTGTGGCTTTTGGGCGCAACGGATAATCGCCTGATTCGGCTCTATTTAATTTAATCTATAAAATAAGCTTTACATTCAATTTTTATTCCCTGATCCTTTGCTCCAGGTGAGGGAAGAAGCCGGGCAGGCGTCGCGGCGCTTAGTGGTAGCGGCGGCAGGATTGCGCAGGCGTCTTCAAGCGCGCATAGCAACGTCGGAGATCAACGCGCCACGTGGACGATCTCCGGACAGACCCTGGACGACAGCTCCTGAAGGAGGCCTCAGATGACCGACGTGAAAAATCCGTCCGTTGAAGAGAAATCGTTACACAGGTGGCACGACAAGTTCCCGGAGACAGGCACGGGTCCGATCGACGCCAGCACCTGCAGCTCGCCGGAATATTTCGAGCTCGAGCGCAAGCACATCTTCGAGAAGGTCTGGTGGAAAGTCGGCCGGGTCGAGGAAATCCCCAAGCCGGGCGACTTCAAGGTCAAGAAAATTTACTGGGCCAATACCTCGATCATCCTGGTTCGGGGCAAGGACGACCAGATCCGCGCCTTCTATAACGTTTGCGAGCACCGCGGAAACACCGTGATCTCGGAAATTCCGGGCCAGCACGAGTTTTACGGCCGCGCGCGCGGCCATGCCATGACGTGCCGGTTCCATGGCTGGGTGTACAGCACGAAGGGCGAGCTGCTTCACATCCCGGCCAAGGAAAAGTTCTTCGACAGCTTCGAGGAAGTGGCGAAGGAAGAAGGCCACGGCCTGGTGCCCTTGCCCTGCGAGACCTGGGAAGGCTTTATCTTCATCAACTTCATGGAAAAGCCGCTCTGGGATCTCGAAACATTTCTCGGCGGCTACGGCAAGTTCCTGTCGGGTTATGCGTATGGCGCGGCGACGCGGCAGTTCAAGTACTACACGATGCTGGATGCGAACTGGAAAGTCTGCCTGGATGCCTTCCAGGAAGGCTATCACGTCGACACGATCCACGCCGGCTCGTTCCCGTGTGACTGGTGCGGGATCGAGAACATCCAGCTCTTCGGACCGCATCGGACATCGTCCATCACCTTCAACATGGACTCGATCAGCCTCGGCCCCGTGCAGGCGATGAGTTTCCAGAAAAGTAACTCGTCAATCGTTGATGCGAGCCGCGGGCGCACGATGCTGCCGAAGCAGTTCAATCCCGATGACGATCCCGCCTGGGCGTTCGAGCTGGGCACGATTTTCCCCTGCTTCATGCCCCACCCGGCGGAAGGCTTCTACTTCACCCACCAGTTCTGGCCCGTTGCCCATAACAAGTGCCTGTGGGAGGGCACGCAGTATATGGTGACGCCGGAAAAGAACAGCGAGCGGTGGTCGATGGAATACTCGCAGGTTCTGCAGCGCAACGCCTGGCTGGAAGACACTCAGACGATGGAGGATACGCACCGCGCCATCGAAAGCGGCCGGCGCAAGTATCTTCACCTGCAGGATGACGAGATTCTCATCCGGCACGGCTACAAGGTGGTGCAGGACTGGATCGACGGTAAAATCGAGCTTGGCTGAGCCGGTCCCGGCCAGACAACGGGACGATCATGCCACCAGAGGGAGGTTGAAATGGCGAAGCTGCCAAAAGGTTTCGAGAAGCTTGAGCCCCTTTCCGAGAAATGGGCACTGGCAACGCAGAATGAGCGACAGAAGGTTCGCCGGGAATCGACGACAGAGGAATTGCAGGCATTTTACGACGCCATGATGCCGCGGCTCGAAGACGCGCTCGACAAGGCGGACGAGTATCCGCTAGGCGAGATGCCCGAGGACGTGGAACAGCTGTTCTTCATGACCCTGTCGCTCGCCGAGGTGGCGCCCCATATCGAACTTTATGGCGGCAATCCCGAGGTTCCCTACTCCTTCGAGGAAAGCCGGTTTGTCGCGGTACACGGCAACGACCGCGGCTGAGCCTGCCGGACCCGAGTTGACGGCCCCGCCCGCTGCGGCGGGGCTGTCTGCATTTTAAGCTCCCGTGACGAACGCGTTCGAGAGAGTTATCCTGACCCGGCCTGCGAGGATATCACCAAGGGGGGCGAGATGACGTCAGAGACAGCCGCTGAGAACCGTCCCGGACACAAATGGACGAGCCGGTACCCTGAACTCGGGACCGGACCCATTCCGGTGGAACCTCTCATCTCGGAAGAGCTTTTCGAGGAGGAGCGCGAAAAGATTTTCCGCCATGCCTGGCTGTATATGGGCCGGGTGGAGCAAATTCCCGAGCCGGGCGACTACAAACTCCGCCGGGTAGACGTTCTCAAGACTTCCCTGATCATCGTTCGGGACAAGGCCGGGAAGATCCGGGCCTT from Alphaproteobacteria bacterium includes the following:
- a CDS encoding Lrp/AsnC ligand binding domain-containing protein; its protein translation is MQTIFVLIKCELGKAYEVADQTVENVPEVSEVHSVSGQYDLLVKCVLDSKADIGHFVTEKLQPLPGVKDTFTIIAFKAFT
- a CDS encoding aspartate/glutamate racemase family protein, which encodes MANKKRVKIIFPVPLNEHTRGMVEPQIPPEMVRPEFEIEFVGSKGLMSLASSYYDMLIMEMIVFEAGLKSEEEGFDCVCINTVSDSALAALRSRLTIPVIGPGQSAFHTAAMLGKKFSIISMWDEWFPMYRKSLREYGLEDKVASLRSINTRPDVQELLAGKEEIVFGKLEEQARKAIDEDGADVIVLGSTTMHQSHKYLSEKLPVPVINPGQIAYKLCEVFLELGLSHSKKAFPTPEKPQDDHIFAPR
- a CDS encoding aromatic ring-hydroxylating dioxygenase subunit alpha produces the protein MCPDSTPSTGVHGADLVWPASDYSRVPYRVYTDQEIYDREQARIFRGHTWSYIGLEAEIPNPGDFFLSFIGDTSIIVNRTEAGEVAAFLNKCTHRGAVLCRKLRGTVDDHTHTCVYHQWSFDLEGNLQGVPYRRGIKGQGGMAKSFDLKEHGLERVRVACHKGGIFGTFSEEVEPFADYIGPEVLAYVDRVFYKPLKVLGYARQAIPANWKLYAENTKDPYHAGLLHLFHATFGTYRSTQKGGVVLDQLGRHSALFAKAGTDDKATLKDAYDETSFKGVSENQSAFKLSDPSLMKGRPEFEDGISNLITLLFPSVVIQQIANTLATRKIIPKGPDAFELYWTYFGYADDDAEMDSFRLKQANMIGPAGFISMEDGEATRLVQKAAGQGRRELSVLDMGGDGPIETQTHLVTEVPIRGMWREYARFMGYAPAGGSA
- a CDS encoding aromatic-ring-hydroxylating dioxygenase subunit beta, which produces MSDLATKIRPVMVHVSPERQLQIETLIADAARLLDDSEFEEWVGLFTDDCVYRITSRENYDGNLPMAVVFCDSKGMLRDRVVSLREANIYNPHYARHLVTNIRVLAEENEVYHVHSSYQVTQTSLDGETRIFSVGRYLDRIVMDGDGPRFKERSVIADTGAIQNLLAVPL
- a CDS encoding SDR family NAD(P)-dependent oxidoreductase; the encoded protein is MEIKGAVALVTGANGGLGTAFVRGLLKAGAKHVYAAARDPGALSGLASEFDDRITTVRLDINDPAQAAGAASQCSDLSLLVNNAGANLYAGVLADNAIDAARTEIETNFFGTLNMCRTFAPVLAGNGGGGIINILSIAGIGSFPMMGTYSASKAAQLSLTQSVRADLKGQGTRVYAVLPAAIDTPLTANYEGPKDPPEGVVADTLAGVMKDEAYIWPVSAAHFRDVVGTGGWDLADQLAAFSEQ
- a CDS encoding TonB family protein; translation: MIDKARAAAPPLPLWLTAGGWSLAVHSVAVAGLLAWGAIEAPRFQTRQVEVEISGLPAPAASRAEPAQPPSHAEPPADPARAGATPFASPTASLATLPTVRPPVPSPAPPPVPGTVSSGTQGAEPREPVPPARVSPGRAAAVAAPDYRPAQLNNRKPHYPLSARRRNQEGRVVLEAEVTASGSSTAVQIVQSSGVAALDQAAMEAVRDWRFLPGRRDGVPVTASVSIPVVFRLK
- a CDS encoding aspartate 1-decarboxylase; protein product: MQIKVLQSKIHRATVTDADLHYEGSLTLDWTLMTLADLVPYQQIAVYNVTTGARFETYVIEGPADSGVVQVNGAAAHLATKGNLLIIAAYCDISREAARSWHPRLVYVDDHNRPRRATPHAVALNG